One genomic segment of Streptomyces sp. RKND-216 includes these proteins:
- a CDS encoding phosphoglycerate kinase, whose product MKTIDDLQVAGKRVFVRADLNVPLDGDTITDDGRIRAAVPTVRRLAEAGARVVVASHLGRPKGSPDPQFSLAPVAARLGDLLGRDVAFAADTVGDQARATVDGLADGDVALLENLRFQAGETSKDDAERGAFADRLAALADLYVGDGFGAVHRKHASVYDLPVRLPHAAGGLIATEVGVLKKLTENVARPYAVVLGGAKVSDKLGVIEHLLEKADRILIGGGMAYTFLKAQGHEVGGSLLQEDQIPAVQDYLKRADERGVEFVLPVDVLASTAFPDLKTKAPADPAAVPADAIPADLMGLDIGPESRKLYAAKLADAATVFWNGPMGVFEHPDFAEGTRAVAQGLLDGSAFTVVGGGDSAAAVRLLGFDENAFGHISTGGGASLEYLEGKTLPGLAALED is encoded by the coding sequence ATGAAGACGATCGACGATCTTCAGGTGGCCGGCAAGCGGGTCTTCGTCCGCGCCGACCTGAACGTCCCGCTCGACGGGGACACCATCACCGACGACGGCCGCATCCGCGCCGCCGTCCCCACGGTCCGCAGACTTGCCGAGGCCGGGGCCCGCGTGGTCGTCGCCTCCCACCTGGGCCGCCCCAAGGGCTCCCCGGACCCGCAGTTCTCCCTCGCCCCGGTCGCCGCGCGGCTCGGTGACCTCCTCGGCAGGGACGTCGCCTTCGCCGCCGACACTGTCGGCGACCAGGCCCGTGCCACCGTGGACGGCCTGGCCGACGGCGACGTGGCCCTGCTGGAGAACCTCCGCTTCCAGGCCGGGGAGACCAGCAAGGACGACGCCGAACGCGGCGCGTTCGCCGACCGTCTCGCCGCCCTCGCCGACCTCTACGTCGGCGACGGTTTCGGCGCGGTGCACCGCAAGCACGCCTCGGTGTACGACCTCCCCGTCCGGCTCCCGCACGCGGCCGGCGGCCTCATCGCCACCGAGGTCGGCGTGCTGAAGAAGCTCACCGAGAACGTCGCCCGCCCTTACGCCGTCGTCCTCGGCGGCGCCAAGGTCTCCGACAAGCTCGGCGTCATCGAGCACCTGTTGGAGAAGGCCGACCGCATCCTCATCGGCGGCGGCATGGCGTACACCTTCCTCAAGGCCCAGGGCCACGAGGTGGGCGGCTCGCTGCTCCAGGAGGACCAGATCCCGGCCGTCCAGGACTACCTCAAACGGGCGGACGAGCGCGGCGTGGAGTTCGTCCTCCCCGTCGACGTGCTCGCCTCCACCGCGTTCCCGGACCTGAAGACGAAGGCGCCGGCAGACCCCGCCGCCGTGCCCGCCGACGCCATCCCGGCCGACCTGATGGGCCTGGACATCGGCCCGGAGAGCCGCAAGCTGTACGCCGCCAAGCTGGCGGACGCGGCCACCGTCTTCTGGAACGGGCCGATGGGCGTCTTCGAGCACCCGGACTTCGCCGAGGGTACGCGCGCGGTCGCGCAGGGTCTCCTCGACGGTTCGGCCTTCACGGTCGTCGGCGGCGGCGACAGTGCCGCCGCCGTCCGCCTGCTGGGCTTCGACGAGAATGCCTTCGGCCACATCTCGACCGGTGGCGGCGCCAGCCTCGAGTACCTCGAGGGTAAGACGCTCCCCGGCCTCGCCGCACTGGAGGACTGA
- the tpiA gene encoding triose-phosphate isomerase, whose product MSNRTPLMAGNWKMNLNHLEAIAHVQKLAFALADKDHEAVEVAVLPPFTDLRSVQTLVDGDKLKIRYGAQDVSAHESGAYTGEVSGAMLAKLKCTYVTIGHSERRQYHAEDEAVCNAKVKAAFAHGLTPILCVGEGLEVRKAGDHVAHTLAQLDGALDGVPAEQAATLVIAYEPVWAIGTGEVATPEDAQEVCRAIRGRLAELYDDEVAGKVRIQYGGSVKSGNVAAIMAQPDVDGALVGGASLDTDEFVKIVRFRDQ is encoded by the coding sequence ATGAGTAACCGCACGCCGCTGATGGCGGGCAACTGGAAGATGAACCTCAACCACCTCGAGGCCATCGCGCACGTCCAGAAGCTCGCCTTCGCCCTCGCGGACAAGGACCACGAGGCCGTCGAGGTCGCAGTCCTGCCGCCGTTCACCGACCTGCGCTCGGTGCAGACCCTCGTCGACGGCGACAAGCTCAAGATCAGGTACGGCGCCCAGGACGTGTCCGCGCACGAATCCGGCGCCTACACGGGCGAGGTCTCCGGCGCGATGCTGGCCAAGCTCAAGTGCACCTATGTCACCATCGGTCACTCGGAGCGACGCCAGTACCACGCCGAGGACGAGGCCGTCTGCAACGCCAAGGTCAAGGCCGCCTTCGCACACGGGCTCACCCCGATCCTGTGCGTCGGCGAGGGCCTGGAGGTCCGCAAGGCCGGCGATCACGTCGCGCACACCCTCGCCCAGCTCGACGGCGCCCTCGACGGTGTGCCGGCCGAGCAGGCGGCGACGCTCGTGATCGCGTACGAGCCGGTGTGGGCCATCGGCACCGGTGAGGTCGCCACCCCGGAGGACGCCCAGGAGGTCTGCCGCGCGATCCGCGGCCGGCTGGCCGAGCTGTACGACGACGAGGTCGCCGGAAAGGTCCGCATCCAGTACGGCGGCTCGGTGAAGTCCGGCAACGTCGCCGCGATCATGGCGCAGCCCGACGTGGACGGCGCCCTGGTCGGGGGCGCCTCGCTGGACACGGACGAATTCGTGAAGATCGTCCGCTTCCGCGACCAGTGA
- the secG gene encoding preprotein translocase subunit SecG → MGFSIALVVFSLLLLLLVLMHKGKGGGLSDMFGGGMQSSVGGSSVAERNLDRITVVVAIAWFAIIVVLGLLMKFEG, encoded by the coding sequence ATGGGGTTCTCTATCGCCCTCGTCGTCTTCAGCCTGCTGCTGTTGCTGCTGGTGCTGATGCACAAGGGGAAGGGCGGCGGCCTCTCCGACATGTTCGGCGGCGGCATGCAGTCGTCCGTCGGCGGGTCCTCGGTCGCCGAGCGCAATCTCGACCGCATCACGGTCGTCGTCGCCATCGCGTGGTTCGCGATCATCGTGGTGCTCGGTCTGCTGATGAAGTTCGAGGGCTGA
- a CDS encoding RNA polymerase-binding protein RbpA has product MASGNAIRGSRVGAGPMGEAERGESAPRLRISFWCSNGHETQPSFAGDATVPDTWDCPRCGFPAGKDRDNPPDPPRTEPYKTHLAYVRERRSDADGEAILAEALAKLRGEI; this is encoded by the coding sequence GTGGCAAGTGGCAACGCGATCCGGGGCAGCCGGGTCGGGGCGGGGCCGATGGGAGAAGCCGAGCGCGGTGAGTCGGCTCCGCGCCTGCGCATCTCCTTCTGGTGCTCGAACGGGCACGAGACACAGCCGAGCTTCGCCGGGGACGCAACCGTCCCCGACACCTGGGACTGCCCTCGCTGCGGCTTCCCCGCCGGCAAGGACCGGGACAACCCGCCCGACCCGCCGCGCACCGAGCCGTACAAGACCCACCTCGCCTACGTCCGCGAGCGGCGCAGCGACGCGGACGGCGAGGCGATCCTCGCCGAGGCGCTGGCCAAGTTGCGCGGCGAGATCTGA